A section of the Centropristis striata isolate RG_2023a ecotype Rhode Island chromosome 7, C.striata_1.0, whole genome shotgun sequence genome encodes:
- the LOC131974988 gene encoding cytochrome c oxidase subunit 7C, mitochondrial, whose amino-acid sequence MLGQAVRRFTTSAIRSSHYAEGPGNNLPFSVDNKWRLFGMMLVFFGSGFAFPFIVVRHQILKK is encoded by the exons ATGCTTGGACAAGCTGTAAGGCGGTTCACCACGTCTGCTATTCGTTCTTCACACTATGCTGAAGGACCAGGGAAT AACCTGCCATTTTCCGTGGACAACAAATGGCGTCTGTTTGGCATGATGCTGGTGTTCTTCGGCAGTGGCTTTGCATTCCCCTTCATTGTCGTCAGACATCAGATCCTGAAGAAGTAA